One window from the genome of Pseudomonas leptonychotis encodes:
- the secE gene encoding preprotein translocase subunit SecE: protein MNVKAEAKDSRFDFLKWLIVAALVIAGVVGNQYFSAEPILYRVLALLVVAALAGVIALQTSKGQSFWVLAKEARVEIRKVVWPTRQETTQTTLIVVAVVLVMALLLWGLDSLLGWLVSLIVG, encoded by the coding sequence ATGAATGTTAAGGCTGAAGCCAAAGACTCTCGCTTCGATTTTCTGAAGTGGCTCATTGTGGCTGCTCTGGTAATTGCAGGTGTGGTTGGTAATCAGTATTTCTCTGCTGAGCCTATCTTGTATCGTGTTCTGGCTTTGCTGGTTGTTGCGGCGCTAGCCGGCGTAATTGCTTTGCAAACATCGAAAGGTCAGTCCTTTTGGGTGCTGGCAAAAGAAGCGCGCGTTGAGATTCGTAAGGTCGTTTGGCCAACTCGCCAGGAAACCACGCAGACAACTCTAATCGTTGTGGCTGTTGTTTTGGTTATGGCGCTGTTGTTGTGGGGGCTTGATTCCCTGCTTGGTTGGCTTGTTTCGTTGATTGTAGGTTAA